In one Geminocystis sp. M7585_C2015_104 genomic region, the following are encoded:
- a CDS encoding GNAT family N-acetyltransferase — MNNNAQPRSTLVIRPIQYRDLNPVASLLTTHLAEEYDPRKYNLLKKIEQYHSCYGLLQLARIIPWLEDKDFHVYVAEKDGQIQGLIQVAPVNYSRSTWKVEQVVINSKTPLNHILIGSCSVGSQLLRYCFEKIWEARTWIIEVDINEKNRIGLYRENGFQPLAQITYWECDSQLLKRLAQQEPNLPNLLPVSNADAKLIYQLDCVSLPPVLRQVFDRHIEDFKKSFWQYLTEKIRGWLDQTDNVSAYVFEPQRKAAIGHFQLQICKNGRQPHQAQLLVHPAYTWLYPKLLTQMAILVEKFPSQSLLLSSADYQTEREEFLEKMRAQRKQHNLLMSRSVWHKLRETRAHDFSLSEVLGSLKPVQNPIPTPWGKSHWENANPSDSHKTPPREDNNNTV, encoded by the coding sequence ATGAATAACAATGCCCAACCCAGAAGTACCCTTGTTATCCGCCCAATCCAATACCGCGACTTAAACCCCGTCGCCTCCCTTTTAACCACCCATTTGGCCGAAGAATATGACCCCCGTAAGTACAATTTACTAAAAAAAATAGAACAATACCACAGCTGTTACGGACTGTTACAACTGGCCAGAATTATACCCTGGCTGGAAGACAAGGACTTTCATGTGTATGTAGCAGAAAAAGACGGCCAAATTCAGGGACTGATCCAAGTAGCGCCAGTAAACTACAGCAGAAGCACTTGGAAAGTAGAACAGGTAGTGATAAATAGTAAAACCCCCCTCAATCATATTCTAATAGGCAGTTGCAGTGTGGGCTCCCAGTTATTGAGATACTGTTTCGAGAAAATTTGGGAGGCCCGCACCTGGATAATAGAGGTAGATATAAACGAAAAAAATAGAATAGGGCTGTATCGAGAAAACGGCTTTCAGCCTCTGGCGCAAATCACCTATTGGGAATGCGATAGCCAGCTGTTAAAAAGACTAGCACAACAGGAGCCCAATCTCCCCAATCTCCTCCCAGTTAGCAACGCCGACGCCAAATTGATTTACCAACTGGATTGTGTCTCCCTGCCACCCGTGCTAAGACAGGTTTTTGATCGTCACATCGAAGACTTCAAGAAGAGTTTTTGGCAGTATCTCACAGAGAAAATCAGAGGATGGCTAGACCAGACAGATAACGTGAGTGCTTACGTATTTGAGCCCCAGAGAAAGGCGGCTATTGGCCATTTTCAGCTACAAATCTGCAAAAACGGCCGTCAACCACACCAAGCCCAACTGCTCGTCCACCCCGCCTATACCTGGCTATACCCAAAACTGTTAACCCAAATGGCCATCCTGGTGGAGAAATTCCCCTCCCAATCCCTTCTACTCTCCTCTGCAGACTACCAGACGGAGAGGGAAGAATTTTTGGAAAAAATGAGGGCTCAACGGAAACAACACAATTTACTCATGTCGCGTTCAGTGTGGCACAAACTCAGAGAAACAAGGGCCCATGACTTCAGTCTATCAGAAGTGCTTGGCAGTCTCAAACCCGTTCAAAATCCTATCCCTACTCCATGGGGCAAATCTCATTGGGAAAATGCCAACCCTTCAGATTCCCATAAAACCCCACCACGGGAGGACAATAATAATACGGTCTAA